Proteins encoded in a region of the Nocardia asteroides genome:
- a CDS encoding helix-turn-helix domain-containing protein, whose protein sequence is MNRRTGSTRRPRRGKARRPTSELPDLRRWVRQVREARGLTRAEAAGRLQISEDLIKKIERGERSASPTVLEQFITGLGMNESQARYTRELAGPPLPLPSIEELRARPVACEHHTTLRRLDERGLVGAYLDPLWNVVYASERFRSELPELADYDDNLSQWFFHPGSTAPTAEPLLVHWDAAATYMVASLRAKFGIYRHSPRARTLHEKLSAATTFRQLWTDSIEVAYGHKTVHPLQVRDPDTGEKRTIRIHLGVGAEGPPDLRFCFVYPDPCKPPSSGT, encoded by the coding sequence ATGAACCGGCGGACCGGCTCGACCCGGCGACCGCGGCGAGGCAAGGCCCGCCGCCCCACATCCGAGCTACCCGACCTGCGCCGATGGGTCCGACAAGTCCGCGAGGCCCGCGGCCTGACCCGAGCCGAGGCCGCCGGCCGACTCCAGATCAGCGAGGACCTGATCAAGAAGATCGAACGCGGCGAACGTTCGGCCTCGCCGACAGTGCTCGAGCAGTTCATCACCGGGCTCGGCATGAACGAGTCCCAGGCCCGCTACACCCGCGAACTCGCCGGGCCACCGCTACCGCTGCCCTCGATCGAGGAGCTACGAGCCCGCCCCGTCGCCTGCGAGCACCACACGACGTTGCGCCGTCTCGATGAGCGAGGTTTGGTCGGTGCGTATCTCGACCCTTTGTGGAACGTGGTCTACGCCAGCGAGCGCTTCCGCAGCGAGCTGCCTGAGCTTGCCGACTACGACGACAACCTCAGCCAGTGGTTCTTCCACCCCGGCAGCACCGCACCCACGGCCGAGCCTCTCCTTGTGCACTGGGACGCCGCCGCGACTTACATGGTCGCGTCTCTGCGCGCGAAGTTCGGCATCTACCGCCACAGTCCCCGCGCACGAACGCTGCACGAGAAACTCAGCGCGGCAACCACTTTCCGGCAGTTGTGGACCGACAGCATCGAGGTCGCCTACGGCCACAAAACCGTGCACCCGCTGCAGGTACGTGATCCCGACACCGGCGAGAAACGCACCATCCGCATACACCTCGGCGTCGGAGCAGAAGGCCCTCCCGACCTGCGATTCTGCTTCGTCTACCCCGACCCGTGCAAGCCGCCGAGCAGCGGCACCTGA